A window of Streptomyces gilvosporeus contains these coding sequences:
- a CDS encoding response regulator transcription factor, whose amino-acid sequence MRPTTILVVEDDHALRDVLVRGLRGEGFGTVAARDGATALRLTGDSVDAVVLDVGLPDADGRDVCQAMRARGFLRPVVFLTAHHGLADRLSGFSAGGDDYLPKPFHLAELTARLRAALKRSGAATAAPAGDLVLDPGQHSLCVRDVEVALTPTEFRLLAALMAGLGTVVRRRELVRAGWPEGAQVSENTLDQYLSRLRRKIREAGSDLTISTARGIGHRLS is encoded by the coding sequence TTGCGTCCCACCACCATCCTGGTCGTCGAGGACGACCACGCCCTGCGGGACGTGCTGGTGCGCGGGCTGCGGGGCGAGGGGTTCGGGACGGTGGCCGCGCGGGACGGGGCCACCGCCCTCCGGCTCACCGGTGACTCCGTCGACGCGGTGGTGCTCGATGTCGGGCTGCCGGACGCGGACGGGCGGGATGTGTGCCAGGCGATGCGGGCACGGGGGTTTCTGCGCCCGGTGGTCTTCCTGACCGCGCACCACGGGCTCGCCGACCGCCTGAGCGGCTTTTCCGCCGGGGGCGACGACTATCTGCCCAAGCCGTTCCATCTCGCCGAGCTGACCGCCCGGCTGCGCGCCGCGCTCAAGCGGTCCGGGGCCGCCACCGCCGCGCCCGCCGGTGATCTGGTGCTGGACCCGGGGCAGCACAGCCTGTGCGTACGGGACGTCGAGGTGGCGCTGACGCCCACCGAGTTCCGGCTCCTGGCCGCTCTGATGGCCGGGTTGGGGACGGTGGTGCGCCGACGGGAGCTGGTCAGGGCGGGCTGGCCGGAAGGGGCACAGGTCAGCGAGAACACGCTCGACCAGTATCTGAGCCGGCTGCGGCGCAAGATCCGGGAGGCGGGCAGCGATCTGACGATCAGCACCGCCCGGGGAATCGGGCACCGGCTGTCATGA
- a CDS encoding erythromycin esterase family protein, translated as MLADWFRAHATTLTTLDPQQPLDDLEALREIVGDARVVAVGEGAHFVEEFSRARQRVLRFLAERCGFTVFAMEFGFSEAFPLDRWLRGEGDDGDLAKVSRAAAEWGARDLMQWLRRHNRTSAHPVRFAGIDVPEAGGALRPALEPVADYLREVDPDALPLVDTALEISDRFLTGRGSGATAGPAWAALETAEQNELTATLARLVLRLRAVEPLCVSRSSQSRFDIARRRVEAACHTDYMYQAMNALLSGRGRAGDLSVREIYMAESVRWHLERAAPGTRIVLAAHNNHIHKTPFSLQFAGGLTTLPMGQHLQRTLGRDYRAVALVHTADHVPEMYPDPSAAVGFTVAEAGLEPAEPGSVEAALADAGLADRITLTDLRHAPRDAQGAPLLNGIRFQSSHLSTPVPEAFDAVLAVPTVTRDRTVRF; from the coding sequence GTGCTTGCCGATTGGTTCCGCGCGCACGCCACCACCCTGACCACCCTGGATCCGCAACAGCCCCTCGACGACCTGGAAGCGCTCCGGGAGATCGTCGGCGATGCGCGGGTCGTCGCGGTCGGTGAGGGCGCTCACTTCGTCGAGGAGTTCTCGCGCGCACGCCAGCGGGTGCTGCGTTTTCTCGCCGAGCGCTGCGGATTCACCGTCTTCGCCATGGAGTTCGGCTTCAGCGAAGCCTTCCCGCTCGACCGATGGCTCCGGGGCGAGGGGGACGACGGCGACCTGGCGAAGGTGAGCCGGGCCGCCGCCGAGTGGGGCGCGCGAGATCTGATGCAGTGGCTGCGCCGGCACAACCGCACCAGCGCCCACCCCGTGCGCTTCGCCGGCATCGACGTCCCCGAGGCGGGCGGGGCGCTGCGGCCCGCCCTGGAGCCGGTGGCCGACTACCTGCGCGAGGTCGATCCCGACGCGCTCCCCCTCGTCGATACGGCCCTGGAGATCAGCGACCGGTTCCTGACGGGCCGCGGTTCCGGCGCCACGGCCGGGCCCGCGTGGGCCGCCCTGGAGACCGCGGAGCAGAACGAGCTGACCGCCACGCTGGCGCGGCTGGTGCTGCGGCTGCGTGCCGTCGAACCGCTCTGTGTGTCCCGTAGCAGCCAGAGCCGCTTCGACATCGCCCGGCGCCGGGTGGAGGCGGCCTGCCACACCGACTACATGTACCAGGCGATGAACGCCCTGCTGTCCGGCCGGGGCCGTGCCGGGGACCTGTCGGTACGGGAGATCTACATGGCCGAATCGGTGCGCTGGCATCTGGAGCGTGCCGCACCGGGGACCCGGATCGTTCTCGCGGCGCACAACAACCACATCCACAAGACACCGTTTTCATTGCAGTTCGCCGGCGGCCTCACCACACTGCCCATGGGCCAGCACCTGCAGCGGACGCTCGGCCGGGACTACCGCGCCGTGGCCCTGGTCCACACCGCGGACCATGTGCCGGAGATGTATCCGGACCCGAGCGCCGCGGTGGGCTTCACCGTCGCCGAAGCCGGTCTGGAGCCCGCCGAGCCCGGCAGCGTCGAGGCCGCTCTCGCCGACGCCGGGCTGGCCGACCGGATCACCCTGACCGACCTGCGCCACGCACCGCGTGACGCCCAGGGGGCACCACTGCTCAACGGGATCCGGTTCCAAAGCTCCCATCTGAGCACCCCGGTCCCCGAGGCGTTCGACGCCGTACTCGCCGTTCCGACGGTCACCCGGGACCGGACGGTGCGCTTCTGA
- a CDS encoding response regulator — translation MIRVLVTDDEPLIRAGIRMILTSADDIDVVAEAGNGREAVELARAQQVDVALLDIQMPVMDGLAALAELRRTVPGTRVLILTTFGAQQNVLRALTEGSAGFLLKDSAPAELIRAVRAAAAGEAYLSPGATRHVVDSLASGRTARADQARRRLESLTGRELEVLALLGEGLSNATAGRRLHMSEATVKTYVSRILAKLDCENRVQAALLARDAGLGG, via the coding sequence GTGATCAGGGTTCTCGTCACGGATGACGAGCCGCTCATTCGGGCCGGCATCAGGATGATCCTCACCTCGGCCGACGACATCGACGTGGTCGCGGAGGCCGGCAACGGCCGCGAGGCGGTGGAGCTGGCGCGTGCCCAACAGGTCGATGTGGCGCTGCTCGACATCCAGATGCCGGTCATGGACGGGCTCGCGGCCCTGGCCGAACTCCGCCGGACCGTCCCGGGCACCCGCGTACTGATCCTCACCACCTTCGGCGCGCAGCAGAACGTGCTGCGCGCCCTGACCGAGGGCAGCGCGGGTTTTCTGCTCAAGGACTCGGCACCCGCGGAACTCATCCGCGCGGTGCGCGCGGCGGCGGCCGGGGAGGCGTATCTGTCCCCGGGCGCCACCCGCCACGTCGTGGACTCGCTGGCGTCCGGCCGGACCGCCCGCGCCGATCAGGCCCGCCGCCGGCTGGAGTCGCTGACGGGCCGCGAGCTGGAGGTCCTGGCCCTCCTGGGCGAGGGCCTCTCCAATGCGACCGCCGGCCGGCGACTCCACATGAGCGAGGCCACGGTCAAAACGTATGTCAGCCGGATCCTGGCCAAACTGGACTGCGAGAACCGGGTACAGGCAGCGCTCCTGGCACGCGATGCGGGCCTGGGAGGCTGA
- a CDS encoding sensor histidine kinase, with translation MWTPGRIVGETLLSLVLGLLAAASETLEGSAMSDAGIVRGVAVGLAAALLSLLRRVLPATVLLVTAAGMAEFEGLSLLVVVAAWSAGRRIEEIGKAAGTFAAAYAVSLGLSLLAGAFSLVTALAVAVPMLLVMIVVPGLVSRYWWQRRTLTDTLREYNAQLLRERAMVAGQARMRERQRIAQDMHDSLGHQLTLISVHTGALEVDRELTGRQREAVGVLREASVAAMHELREVVGLLRDGTENPGQGSAAHGVRATGEEDATVPSRGVAGVESLVAASRSVGTAVELRRSGEPRPLTPTADHAAYRVAQEGLTNAHKHAQGASITIELRYEPDALVVEVANGPVPETTAAGRSVVSGGQGLTGLGERTRLIGGMVHAGPTADGGFRLAGVLPYASPDGGAPSLARGDGGTTFVGPTGDLREQFAAGSAEEGVPVIDGNGLPKELARAMSRNTRRSGIAIGCGIAALILVLLVVLGIVAVIFLAGESEKAMIEPKQYDAVQLGRSEAEVRAKLPLGNSFLARGLDKGAPPAPKGAQCLTLLSSENGSSQGKQPVFRFCFRDGRLIEKKSFEMRS, from the coding sequence ATGTGGACTCCCGGGCGCATCGTGGGCGAAACGCTGCTGAGCCTGGTGCTCGGGCTGCTGGCCGCGGCGTCCGAGACCCTGGAAGGGTCGGCGATGTCCGACGCCGGGATCGTACGGGGCGTCGCCGTGGGTCTGGCCGCCGCGCTGCTGTCGCTCCTGCGCCGGGTCCTCCCCGCAACCGTGCTGCTGGTCACCGCTGCCGGCATGGCCGAGTTCGAGGGCCTCAGCCTGCTGGTCGTGGTCGCCGCCTGGTCGGCCGGACGGCGGATCGAGGAAATCGGCAAGGCGGCCGGCACCTTCGCCGCCGCATACGCCGTCAGCCTCGGCCTGAGCCTCCTGGCGGGTGCGTTCTCGCTCGTGACGGCCCTTGCCGTCGCCGTCCCGATGCTGCTGGTCATGATCGTCGTGCCCGGCCTCGTCAGCCGCTACTGGTGGCAGCGCCGCACGCTGACGGACACGCTGCGGGAGTACAACGCCCAGCTGCTGCGCGAACGCGCGATGGTCGCCGGTCAGGCCCGGATGCGGGAGCGCCAGCGCATCGCGCAGGACATGCACGACAGCCTGGGTCATCAGCTCACCCTCATCTCCGTGCACACCGGGGCGCTGGAGGTGGACCGGGAACTGACCGGACGCCAGCGGGAAGCCGTCGGCGTACTGCGCGAGGCGTCGGTGGCCGCGATGCACGAGCTGCGCGAGGTGGTGGGGCTGCTGCGGGACGGCACCGAGAATCCGGGCCAGGGCTCCGCCGCCCATGGCGTTCGGGCCACGGGGGAGGAGGACGCCACCGTGCCGTCGCGCGGAGTGGCAGGGGTCGAGAGCCTGGTGGCGGCGTCCCGGAGCGTGGGGACCGCCGTGGAGCTGCGGCGCTCCGGCGAACCGCGCCCGCTCACCCCGACCGCCGACCACGCGGCATACCGCGTCGCGCAGGAGGGCCTGACGAACGCCCACAAGCATGCGCAGGGCGCTTCGATCACCATCGAGCTGCGGTACGAGCCGGACGCGCTGGTCGTGGAGGTCGCGAACGGCCCCGTCCCCGAGACGACGGCCGCCGGGCGGAGCGTGGTGAGCGGCGGTCAGGGACTGACCGGGCTCGGGGAACGGACCCGGCTCATCGGGGGCATGGTGCACGCGGGCCCGACGGCGGACGGCGGCTTCCGGCTGGCGGGCGTGTTGCCGTACGCCTCGCCGGACGGCGGTGCCCCGAGTCTTGCGCGGGGAGACGGTGGGACGACGTTCGTCGGTCCCACCGGCGACCTTCGGGAGCAGTTCGCGGCCGGCTCCGCGGAGGAGGGTGTTCCGGTCATCGACGGGAACGGTCTTCCGAAGGAGCTGGCCAGGGCAATGAGCAGGAACACGAGACGAAGCGGCATCGCCATCGGCTGTGGGATCGCGGCACTGATCCTCGTACTGCTCGTGGTCCTGGGGATCGTCGCCGTGATCTTCCTGGCGGGCGAGAGCGAGAAGGCCATGATCGAGCCGAAGCAGTACGACGCGGTGCAGTTGGGCCGGTCGGAGGCGGAGGTCCGGGCGAAGCTGCCCCTCGGGAACTCGTTCCTGGCCCGCGGCCTGGACAAGGGCGCACCGCCCGCGCCCAAGGGCGCCCAGTGCCTCACTCTGCTGTCCAGCGAGAACGGCAGCAGTCAGGGCAAGCAGCCGGTGTTCCGGTTCTGCTTCCGCGACGGCAGGCTGATCGAGAAGAAGTCCTTCGAGATGAGGAGCTGA
- a CDS encoding serine/threonine-protein kinase, whose product MSDEGRLVAGRYRLTEQIGRGGMGTVWRVQDEVLGRQVALKRLHVQPHLSDGELATLYERMRREARSAARIVHPNVVVVHDVVDDGGRPCVVMEYVPAVTLGDVLKQRGSIPPEEAARIGLGMLAALRAAHAAGVLHRDVKPGNVMLGAEDRVVLTDFGIAMTADTSTLTKTGEMVGSIPYMAPERVRGRKPGPASDLWALGATLYQAVEGRTPFHRDTAMEVAYAIAVDPLEPMRQAGPLAPLIEALLSKDPDERPSAEQTERALRAARAGAGGSTEPAGATGSMGPEGLRGPAGSTGSTVVVPSASAAGPSAGQDSGAPARPSGEETVAAGPARTEGRRERRRGGTRRVLVTTTAAVAVAAAAVAGAIYATSDHGISPPGTGARKSPGAGTSPYTPPPVPAGFHKVSEIGASFPVPDGWKAIKRTGEFVTYADASGRVGITVKMVEPAGSNPMAHFADMEANTKANYSVYQRLRMQQTTFRQQPAVVWEFTFQGKSRKYRAIEQGFGRAGGREYDIYLSAPDAQWDTYRPLFDTCTDGFTTTRK is encoded by the coding sequence GTGTCGGACGAGGGGCGGCTCGTCGCCGGGCGCTACCGGCTCACCGAGCAGATCGGCCGGGGCGGCATGGGCACGGTGTGGCGCGTGCAGGACGAAGTCCTGGGCCGTCAGGTCGCGCTCAAGCGGCTCCACGTCCAGCCGCACCTGTCCGATGGCGAGCTCGCCACGCTCTACGAGCGCATGCGCCGTGAAGCGCGCAGTGCCGCCCGCATCGTGCATCCCAATGTGGTCGTGGTCCATGACGTCGTGGACGACGGTGGCCGGCCCTGCGTCGTCATGGAATACGTTCCGGCGGTCACGCTCGGCGATGTCCTCAAGCAGCGCGGGAGCATTCCGCCGGAGGAGGCTGCCCGCATCGGTCTGGGCATGCTCGCCGCCCTGCGGGCCGCGCACGCCGCCGGCGTACTGCACCGCGACGTCAAACCCGGCAACGTCATGCTCGGTGCCGAGGACCGGGTGGTGCTCACCGACTTCGGCATCGCGATGACCGCCGACACCTCGACCCTGACCAAGACCGGCGAGATGGTGGGTTCGATCCCGTACATGGCGCCGGAGCGCGTACGCGGGCGGAAGCCCGGACCGGCTTCGGACCTGTGGGCGCTGGGCGCCACGCTGTACCAGGCGGTGGAGGGCCGGACGCCGTTTCACCGGGACACGGCGATGGAGGTCGCGTATGCCATCGCCGTCGACCCTCTGGAGCCCATGCGGCAGGCCGGGCCGCTGGCACCGCTCATCGAGGCCCTGCTGTCGAAGGATCCGGACGAGCGGCCGTCGGCGGAGCAGACCGAGCGGGCCCTGCGGGCCGCGCGGGCCGGGGCCGGTGGATCGACCGAACCGGCCGGAGCGACGGGATCGATGGGACCGGAGGGATTGAGGGGACCGGCGGGGTCGACGGGATCCACGGTGGTCGTGCCGTCGGCTTCCGCTGCGGGGCCGTCCGCCGGGCAGGACAGCGGAGCCCCGGCCCGGCCCTCGGGCGAGGAGACGGTAGCGGCCGGACCGGCCCGGACCGAGGGCCGCCGGGAACGGCGGCGGGGCGGCACGCGACGCGTCCTCGTCACGACCACCGCCGCCGTGGCCGTAGCGGCAGCGGCCGTCGCAGGCGCGATCTACGCGACGTCGGACCATGGCATCAGCCCACCCGGCACCGGCGCCCGCAAGAGCCCCGGTGCCGGCACCTCCCCGTACACGCCACCGCCCGTTCCCGCGGGCTTCCACAAGGTGAGCGAGATCGGCGCCTCCTTCCCTGTGCCGGACGGCTGGAAGGCCATCAAGCGGACGGGCGAATTCGTCACCTACGCCGATGCATCCGGCCGGGTCGGCATCACCGTCAAGATGGTGGAACCGGCGGGTTCGAACCCCATGGCGCACTTCGCGGACATGGAGGCGAACACCAAGGCCAACTACTCCGTCTACCAGAGGCTGCGCATGCAGCAGACCACGTTCCGGCAACAGCCGGCCGTGGTCTGGGAGTTCACCTTCCAGGGGAAGTCACGCAAGTACCGCGCCATCGAGCAGGGCTTCGGCCGCGCGGGCGGCCGGGAGTACGACATCTACCTCTCGGCACCGGACGCGCAGTGGGACACCTACCGCCCCCTCTTCGACACGTGCACGGACGGGTTCACGACGACCCGGAAGTGA
- a CDS encoding PLD nuclease N-terminal domain-containing protein yields MQAQLAHQMALAPTGNIMIACAMGAAALGVLALYFGALLSIVRSDLTGGMKLVWLAFALVAPFLGCLLWFLVGRHDSRRRAGIA; encoded by the coding sequence ATGCAGGCGCAGCTTGCACACCAGATGGCCCTTGCCCCTACGGGCAACATCATGATCGCCTGCGCGATGGGCGCCGCGGCCCTCGGCGTGCTCGCGTTGTACTTCGGCGCCCTGCTCAGTATCGTCCGGTCCGACCTCACCGGCGGGATGAAGCTGGTCTGGCTCGCCTTCGCCTTGGTGGCCCCGTTCCTCGGATGCCTGCTCTGGTTCCTCGTCGGTCGCCACGACTCCCGGCGCCGGGCAGGCATCGCCTGA
- a CDS encoding TetR/AcrR family transcriptional regulator yields the protein MNSGTPAPRSRRERPAKPALTYEGIVATAVGLMRAEGLRRVTMRRLAQELDTGPASLYVYVANTAELHAAILEDLLGAVDLGPASAAGPWRERLAAVLGSYTQVLFEHPSLAHSALVARPSGSNYLALVEAILALLHEGEVPDAQAAWGVDVLLQVATATAAEQSTRDRDTAAEDEHHALVNALRQVSAQSHPRIAALGADLVSGTPEQRLTWIFHAVINGAKATPRQPD from the coding sequence ATGAACTCCGGGACCCCCGCCCCCCGCAGCCGCCGTGAGCGGCCCGCCAAGCCCGCCCTCACCTATGAGGGCATCGTCGCCACCGCCGTCGGATTGATGCGGGCCGAGGGGCTGCGGCGTGTCACGATGCGCCGCCTGGCCCAGGAGCTCGACACCGGCCCGGCCTCGCTGTACGTGTACGTGGCCAACACGGCCGAGCTGCACGCCGCGATTCTGGAGGATCTGCTCGGCGCGGTCGACCTCGGCCCGGCGAGTGCGGCCGGCCCCTGGCGCGAGCGGCTCGCCGCCGTCCTCGGCTCGTACACGCAGGTGCTGTTCGAGCATCCCAGCCTCGCGCACTCGGCACTGGTGGCGCGGCCCTCGGGGTCGAACTACCTGGCGCTGGTCGAGGCGATCCTTGCCCTCCTGCACGAGGGCGAGGTCCCCGACGCGCAGGCTGCCTGGGGCGTGGACGTCCTGCTCCAGGTGGCCACTGCCACCGCGGCCGAGCAGTCCACCAGGGACCGCGACACCGCCGCCGAGGACGAGCACCACGCGTTGGTGAACGCGCTGCGACAGGTCTCGGCGCAGAGTCATCCGCGGATCGCGGCGCTCGGCGCCGACCTGGTCTCCGGAACCCCGGAACAGCGCCTGACCTGGATCTTCCACGCGGTCATCAACGGTGCGAAAGCCACCCCTCGCCAGCCGGACTGA
- a CDS encoding FAD-dependent oxidoreductase, translated as MSSTHHPIAVVGAGLGGLTLARVLHAAGVEVAVFDLDADRHARSQGGMLDIHEDSGQAALHAAGLHEDFRKLVLPGGEAMRILDKHATVRFEESDDDSSHTRPEVDRGRLRDLLLDSLPDGTVRWGAKVTATRTLEDGRHEVTLADGAVFTADLLVGADGTWSKVRPLLSTAVPAYTGVSVVESDLLDADVRHPEAAAVVGGGMLFALGDGKGFLAHREGDGSLHIYTAVRTSPGWLEGIDFTDAQAAKSAVLEQFPDWHPSLRALVAEADGPLVPRPIVALPVGHRWERVPGVTLLGDAAHVMSPFAGEGANNAMQDAAELARAILEHPDDTEAALVRYEQAMFPRAEAAAADSAANLAVCFDAAAPQGLVEQFASRTGELLQAPAAPHTP; from the coding sequence ATGTCCAGCACACACCACCCCATAGCCGTTGTCGGCGCCGGGCTGGGCGGCCTGACCCTGGCCCGCGTCCTGCACGCCGCCGGAGTCGAGGTCGCCGTCTTCGACCTGGACGCCGACCGGCACGCCCGCTCCCAGGGCGGCATGCTCGACATCCACGAGGATTCCGGGCAGGCCGCCCTACACGCCGCGGGACTGCACGAGGACTTCCGCAAGCTCGTGCTGCCCGGCGGGGAGGCCATGCGGATCCTGGACAAGCACGCCACCGTCCGCTTCGAGGAGAGCGACGACGACTCCTCGCACACCCGCCCCGAGGTCGACCGCGGCCGGCTGCGCGACCTGCTGCTCGACTCCCTGCCCGACGGCACGGTGCGCTGGGGCGCGAAGGTCACCGCGACCCGCACGTTGGAGGACGGCCGCCATGAGGTGACGCTGGCCGACGGTGCCGTGTTCACCGCAGACCTGCTGGTCGGCGCCGACGGGACCTGGTCCAAGGTTCGCCCCCTGCTGTCCACCGCGGTGCCCGCCTACACCGGCGTTTCCGTCGTCGAGAGTGACCTGCTCGACGCCGACGTTCGACACCCCGAGGCGGCTGCGGTCGTCGGCGGGGGCATGCTCTTCGCGCTCGGCGACGGCAAGGGCTTCCTCGCCCACCGAGAAGGGGACGGAAGCCTCCACATCTACACGGCCGTCAGGACCTCGCCAGGCTGGCTGGAGGGGATCGACTTCACGGACGCCCAGGCGGCCAAGTCCGCGGTGCTGGAGCAGTTTCCCGACTGGCACCCGAGTCTGCGGGCCCTGGTGGCCGAGGCGGACGGCCCGCTCGTACCGCGGCCGATCGTCGCCCTGCCCGTCGGGCATCGCTGGGAGCGCGTGCCCGGCGTCACACTGCTGGGAGACGCCGCCCATGTGATGTCGCCGTTCGCCGGCGAGGGCGCCAACAACGCCATGCAGGATGCCGCCGAACTCGCCCGCGCGATCCTCGAACACCCCGATGACACCGAGGCCGCTCTCGTCCGCTACGAGCAGGCGATGTTCCCCCGCGCCGAGGCCGCGGCAGCCGACTCCGCCGCCAATCTCGCCGTGTGCTTCGACGCAGCCGCGCCCCAGGGCCTGGTCGAGCAGTTCGCCTCCCGCACCGGCGAACTCCTCCAGGCACCCGCCGCCCCGCACACCCCCTGA
- a CDS encoding Imm53 family immunity protein, protein MPLDPLSSLTAWYTSQCDGGWEHEYGIRIETLDNPGWSVCRRPAEHPHVRPARLPTDRHTL, encoded by the coding sequence GTGCCCCTAGATCCTCTGAGCTCTCTCACCGCCTGGTACACCAGTCAGTGCGACGGTGGCTGGGAGCACGAGTACGGCATCCGCATCGAGACGCTGGACAATCCCGGCTGGTCAGTTTGTCGGCGGCCAGCCGAACATCCCCACGTACGGCCAGCTCGACTCCCCACCGACAGGCACACTCTGTAA
- a CDS encoding class I SAM-dependent methyltransferase, translating into MRRERGRIGAEFDRRAATYDNSAMHRWQAHEAVRLAAPRPNTWVLDVATGTGLAAREAAALTGGDGRVVGVDLSPAMLRVATERSPGNCFYAVADAHQLPFGTDNFDLVMCVAGLPYLDAPAAMREWARVARPGAAIVFTVPRAEGVSVNHLMGRAAQAEGIDLPDLHAKLGTTHRLRELAGSLGLEVEDIHRIVWEDPEPLDDPAEIWQRALNYGFAEPLHTADRAARERARRRFIEQTEGHHPRQDLSLARFTLPTPA; encoded by the coding sequence ATGCGACGAGAACGAGGGCGGATCGGCGCGGAGTTCGACCGGCGGGCAGCTACGTACGACAACAGCGCGATGCACCGGTGGCAGGCGCATGAAGCCGTCCGCCTGGCCGCGCCGCGCCCCAACACATGGGTCCTCGACGTGGCCACGGGAACAGGGCTGGCCGCGCGGGAGGCCGCCGCGCTGACGGGCGGAGATGGCCGCGTGGTCGGCGTGGACCTCTCACCCGCCATGCTGCGCGTCGCCACCGAGCGCTCACCGGGTAACTGCTTCTACGCGGTCGCCGACGCCCACCAGCTCCCGTTCGGCACGGACAACTTCGACCTGGTCATGTGCGTCGCCGGCCTGCCCTACCTTGACGCCCCGGCCGCGATGCGGGAATGGGCCCGGGTCGCGCGCCCCGGGGCGGCGATCGTGTTCACCGTGCCACGAGCCGAGGGCGTCAGCGTCAACCACCTGATGGGCCGGGCCGCACAGGCCGAGGGCATCGACCTGCCGGACCTGCACGCCAAGCTGGGCACCACGCACCGGCTGCGCGAACTGGCCGGCTCCCTTGGCCTGGAGGTCGAGGACATCCATCGGATCGTATGGGAGGACCCCGAACCCTTGGATGACCCCGCCGAAATCTGGCAGCGCGCCTTGAACTACGGCTTCGCCGAACCCCTGCACACCGCCGACCGCGCCGCACGCGAACGCGCACGGCGTCGCTTCATCGAGCAGACCGAGGGACACCACCCCCGCCAAGACCTGTCCCTGGCCCGCTTCACCCTCCCCACCCCCGCATAG
- a CDS encoding M56 family metallopeptidase: protein MATVWGLVVLAAGGLGRTGEALAYLRPDPTALALADRVPRTLGLLAAALLAGSVARLARVAWRRHREVRALDALRMLPAAGDLVVLADDHPDAYALPGRPGRIVVSSGRLRALPADEHTVLLAHERAHLAHRHHRYTALGEAACALNPMLRGLRDHLAFALERWADEDAARAMASRPLAARSLARAALAAADHRHPATALAYLHHEVTARVRALHQVRPENRWTGALPAAAVSIATALALADASTAFARFLTILNF, encoded by the coding sequence GTGGCCACGGTGTGGGGCCTGGTGGTGCTGGCGGCAGGCGGCCTGGGCCGCACCGGCGAGGCTCTCGCCTACCTGCGCCCCGACCCCACCGCACTCGCCCTCGCCGACCGGGTGCCGCGCACCCTCGGCCTGCTCGCCGCCGCGCTGCTCGCCGGCTCCGTGGCCCGGCTGGCCAGGGTGGCGTGGCGACGGCACCGCGAGGTCCGTGCCCTCGACGCCCTGCGGATGCTGCCCGCAGCCGGAGACCTGGTGGTGCTCGCCGACGACCACCCCGACGCCTACGCACTGCCCGGCCGACCGGGCCGGATCGTGGTCTCCTCCGGCAGGCTGCGCGCCCTGCCCGCCGACGAACACACCGTCCTGCTGGCTCACGAACGCGCCCACCTCGCCCACCGCCACCACCGCTACACCGCCCTGGGCGAAGCCGCCTGCGCGCTCAACCCCATGCTGCGCGGTCTCCGCGACCACCTCGCCTTCGCCCTGGAACGCTGGGCCGACGAGGACGCCGCCAGGGCGATGGCCAGCCGCCCGCTCGCGGCCCGTTCGCTGGCCCGCGCCGCTCTCGCCGCCGCCGACCACCGCCACCCGGCAACCGCACTGGCCTACCTGCACCACGAGGTCACCGCCCGGGTACGGGCCCTCCACCAGGTCCGGCCGGAAAACCGCTGGACCGGTGCGCTTCCGGCTGCCGCCGTAAGCATCGCCACCGCACTCGCGCTCGCCGATGCCTCAACGGCGTTCGCCCGCTTCCTGACCATCCTCAACTTCTGA